From one Treponema denticola genomic stretch:
- a CDS encoding zinc ribbon domain-containing protein produces MGKVQKGYSPKFFCENCGQEVKRNTKVCPHCGRFFASVRCPSCNYMGHTDEFINGCPSCGFAVSSDSNKNTKKYHRNKLKEYRAKYKSNRYDDPLPWWVYSLVIGSLGLLIIYIFYFKT; encoded by the coding sequence ATGGGCAAGGTACAAAAAGGGTATTCGCCTAAGTTTTTTTGTGAAAACTGCGGGCAAGAGGTAAAACGGAATACAAAAGTATGTCCCCATTGCGGGCGTTTTTTTGCTTCGGTAAGATGCCCTTCTTGTAATTATATGGGGCACACGGATGAATTTATAAACGGATGCCCCTCTTGCGGTTTTGCTGTAAGCTCCGACTCTAATAAAAACACAAAAAAATATCATAGGAATAAACTAAAAGAATACCGCGCAAAATACAAATCCAATAGGTACGATGATCCTCTTCCTTGGTGGGTTTACAGTCTTGTCATAGGTTCTTTGGGTTTATTGATTATCTATATATTTTATTTTAAGACTTAA
- a CDS encoding FmdB family zinc ribbon protein: MPTYEYVCDSCGHDFEVFQRMSDEPVSVCPECGKPVRRVISGGLGINFRGSGFYVNDSSSASKAASGGCSGCSSSSCSTCKH, translated from the coding sequence ATGCCAACGTATGAGTATGTCTGCGATTCTTGCGGTCATGATTTTGAGGTTTTTCAGAGAATGAGCGATGAACCCGTATCTGTATGTCCTGAGTGCGGTAAGCCTGTAAGAAGAGTTATTTCGGGAGGCTTAGGGATTAATTTTAGAGGATCCGGTTTTTATGTAAACGATTCTTCTTCCGCTTCAAAGGCTGCTTCAGGCGGTTGTTCAGGTTGTTCTTCATCTTCATGCTCAACATGTAAGCACTAG